In a single window of the Cupriavidus basilensis genome:
- a CDS encoding MurR/RpiR family transcriptional regulator, producing MLADQGAGFTAAELKVVETLLASYPSAALTSISNLAGQAGVSDPTVYRMVVKLGFDGYPSFQRALLAEVDEAMNSPLSRLGAPGDAALGEDFQKGALASLAISVERVAQHASPEDFNIAVELLGNARSAVFCTGGRSSLFLASRLASHLTHIRPKVRLVEPALERANEVLVDIGPDDALVVFDYRRYQKSVIDFAAAAHRQGARIILFTDEWKSPIAGFATATLSSFVQTGSPFDTKVPALAQCETLIAALIARFPEEARRRLEAIEAVRSSATPEGASIDF from the coding sequence ATGCTGGCAGACCAGGGCGCCGGCTTCACCGCGGCGGAGCTGAAGGTAGTGGAAACGCTGCTCGCCAGCTACCCGAGTGCCGCGCTGACCTCCATCTCCAACCTCGCGGGACAAGCCGGGGTCAGCGATCCCACTGTGTACCGGATGGTCGTGAAGCTGGGATTCGACGGCTACCCGTCATTTCAGCGAGCGCTGCTGGCGGAGGTCGACGAGGCAATGAATTCGCCGCTGTCCCGGCTCGGCGCACCGGGCGACGCAGCACTCGGAGAAGACTTCCAGAAGGGGGCGCTGGCAAGCCTGGCGATATCGGTCGAGCGCGTGGCGCAGCACGCTTCGCCGGAGGACTTCAACATCGCCGTCGAGTTGCTTGGCAATGCGCGGTCCGCCGTGTTCTGCACCGGCGGACGATCGAGCTTGTTCCTCGCCTCGCGGCTCGCGTCGCACCTGACGCATATCCGGCCCAAGGTCCGCCTCGTCGAGCCTGCCCTGGAGCGGGCGAACGAGGTACTGGTCGACATCGGGCCAGACGATGCGCTGGTCGTTTTCGATTACCGCCGCTATCAGAAAAGCGTCATCGACTTTGCCGCCGCGGCGCATCGCCAGGGCGCAAGGATCATCCTGTTTACCGACGAGTGGAAGTCGCCGATTGCCGGCTTCGCCACGGCCACGCTAAGCAGTTTTGTGCAGACCGGCTCGCCGTTTGATACCAAGGTACCCGCGCTGGCGCAATGCGAGACCTTAATTGCCGCGCTCATCGCCCGCTTTCCCGAGGAGGCAAGGCGCCGGCTCGAAGCCATCGAGGCCGTACGCAGCTCTGCCACCCCCGAGGGGGCAAGCATCGATTTCTAG
- the ggt gene encoding gamma-glutamyltransferase: MATQQFSLIRRGSPLALALALLSACSTQTGVSSTPPATTAPTATALPAAPEVSSGYRPGMTTTYADKHMAAAANPLATEAGRKILRAGGTAIDAAVAMQAVLTLVEPQATGIGGGAFIMYWDGKRVQAYDGRETAPAGAGENLFMRPDGKPMSFSEGQIGGRSVGTPGVLRALELAHRQHGKLPWAKLFEPAIALAEQGFPISPRLYTQIAADKFLPASPEMATYFLTPDGKPRPVGTMLKNPALAKTLREIARRGPNVLYTGPIASEIVKQVNGSANPGSLSLADLKDYRAKERAPICSDYKRWKICGMPPPSSGGIAIAQMLGALQALEARNPKYALAALKPKQVATPAGVEPGIDAAHAISEAGRLAYADRGLYVADSDFVPVNVAGLLSRDYLASRASLIGEKSMGKAEAGVPPGATVALAPDRSPPRVSTSQIVAVDDAGGAISMTTTVESYFGSHLMVRGFVLNNQLTDFSFVPSENGKPVANRVQPGKRPRSSMAPTLVFDRDSGKLVATVGSPGGSQIIEYVSKTLVGLLDWNMDVQAAINMPNFGSRNGPTELEAGLVSPALVQGLKDRGHEVAQIEMTSGTQAIMRRQRPDGTWAWAGGADPRREGVALGD, from the coding sequence ATGGCCACTCAGCAGTTTTCATTGATACGTCGGGGCAGCCCGCTGGCGTTGGCGCTCGCCCTGCTAAGCGCGTGCTCGACGCAGACCGGGGTGTCCTCGACACCGCCGGCCACAACCGCTCCCACGGCAACTGCCCTGCCCGCGGCACCGGAAGTCTCGTCCGGCTACCGGCCGGGCATGACGACCACCTACGCCGACAAGCACATGGCCGCGGCCGCCAATCCTCTGGCCACCGAAGCCGGCCGCAAGATCCTGCGCGCGGGCGGCACGGCCATCGATGCGGCCGTTGCCATGCAGGCAGTACTGACGCTGGTCGAGCCGCAAGCCACCGGCATCGGCGGCGGCGCCTTCATCATGTACTGGGACGGCAAGCGCGTGCAGGCTTATGACGGCCGCGAGACCGCGCCCGCCGGCGCCGGCGAGAATCTCTTCATGCGCCCCGACGGCAAACCCATGAGCTTCAGCGAAGGGCAGATCGGCGGGCGCTCGGTGGGCACCCCCGGCGTGCTGCGCGCGCTGGAACTGGCGCACCGCCAGCATGGCAAGCTGCCCTGGGCCAAGCTGTTCGAGCCGGCCATCGCGCTGGCAGAGCAGGGTTTCCCGATTTCGCCGCGCCTTTATACGCAGATCGCCGCCGACAAGTTCCTTCCGGCCTCGCCCGAGATGGCAACCTACTTCCTGACGCCGGACGGCAAGCCCAGGCCGGTCGGCACCATGCTGAAGAATCCGGCGCTGGCCAAGACGCTGCGCGAGATCGCGCGGCGCGGGCCAAACGTGCTTTATACCGGCCCGATTGCCAGTGAGATCGTCAAGCAGGTCAACGGCAGCGCCAATCCGGGCTCGCTCTCGCTGGCTGACCTGAAGGATTACCGCGCCAAGGAGCGCGCGCCCATTTGCAGCGACTACAAGCGCTGGAAGATCTGCGGCATGCCGCCGCCTTCATCAGGCGGCATCGCGATCGCGCAGATGCTCGGCGCCTTGCAGGCACTGGAGGCCAGGAACCCGAAATACGCGCTCGCCGCGCTCAAGCCGAAACAGGTCGCAACGCCTGCCGGTGTCGAGCCGGGCATCGACGCCGCGCACGCCATTTCCGAGGCCGGGCGCCTGGCCTATGCGGACCGCGGCCTCTATGTGGCGGACTCGGATTTCGTGCCCGTCAACGTGGCGGGGCTGCTCAGCCGCGACTACCTGGCAAGCCGCGCTAGCCTGATCGGCGAGAAGAGCATGGGCAAGGCGGAGGCTGGCGTGCCACCTGGCGCCACAGTCGCGCTGGCGCCGGACCGCTCGCCGCCGCGCGTGTCCACCTCGCAGATCGTCGCGGTGGATGACGCGGGCGGCGCGATTTCCATGACCACCACCGTGGAGAGCTATTTCGGCTCGCACCTGATGGTGCGCGGCTTCGTGCTGAACAACCAGCTCACCGACTTCTCCTTCGTGCCGAGCGAGAACGGCAAGCCCGTCGCCAACCGCGTGCAGCCCGGCAAGCGCCCGCGCTCGTCGATGGCGCCCACGCTGGTGTTCGACCGCGACAGCGGCAAGCTGGTTGCAACCGTGGGTTCGCCCGGCGGCTCGCAGATCATCGAGTACGTCTCCAAGACGCTGGTGGGCCTGCTGGACTGGAACATGGACGTGCAGGCGGCCATCAACATGCCCAACTTCGGCAGCCGCAACGGGCCGACGGAGCTGGAAGCCGGCCTGGTCAGCCCGGCCCTGGTGCAGGGCCTGAAAGACCGTGGGCATGAGGTCGCGCAGATCGAGATGACCAGCGGCACGCAGGCCATCATGCGCCGCCAGCGCCCCGATGGCACGTGGGCCTGGGCCGGCGGTGCCGACCCGCGCCGCGAGGGGGTGGCACTGGGGGATTAA
- a CDS encoding rod shape-determining protein produces MFGFLRSYFSNDLAIDLGTANTLIYMRDKGIVLDEPSVVAIRQQGGPNPRKTIEAVGKEAKQMLGKVPGNIEAIRPMKDGVIADFRVTEQMLKQFIKMVHDTKLLRPSPRMIICVPCGSTQVERRAIRESALAAGASQVYLIEEPMAAALGAGLPVSEPSGSMVVDVGGGTTEVGVISLGGMVYKGSIRVGGDRFDEAIVNYIRRNYGMLIGEQTAEAIKKTIGSAFPGSDVREMEVKGRNLSEGIPRAFTVSSNEILEALTEPLNQIVSAVKIALEQTPPELGADIAERGMMLTGGGALLSDLDRLLAEETGLPVLVADDPLTCVVRGAGMALDRMDKLGSFFSYE; encoded by the coding sequence ATGTTTGGATTTCTCCGTAGCTACTTCTCCAACGATCTCGCGATCGACCTCGGCACCGCCAACACCCTGATCTACATGCGCGACAAGGGCATCGTCCTCGATGAGCCCTCGGTGGTCGCGATTCGCCAGCAGGGCGGCCCCAATCCCAGGAAGACCATCGAGGCGGTGGGCAAGGAAGCCAAGCAGATGCTGGGCAAGGTACCTGGCAACATCGAGGCCATCCGCCCGATGAAAGATGGCGTGATCGCCGACTTCCGGGTCACCGAGCAGATGCTCAAGCAGTTCATCAAGATGGTGCACGACACCAAGCTGCTGCGGCCATCACCCCGCATGATCATCTGCGTGCCGTGCGGCTCGACCCAGGTCGAGCGCCGCGCCATCCGCGAATCCGCGCTGGCCGCCGGCGCCAGCCAGGTCTACCTGATCGAGGAGCCCATGGCGGCCGCGCTCGGCGCGGGGCTGCCGGTGTCGGAGCCGTCCGGCTCGATGGTGGTGGATGTCGGCGGCGGCACCACCGAGGTCGGCGTGATCTCGCTGGGCGGCATGGTCTACAAGGGTTCCATCCGCGTGGGCGGGGACCGGTTCGACGAGGCCATCGTCAACTACATCCGGCGCAACTACGGCATGTTGATTGGCGAGCAGACCGCCGAGGCCATCAAGAAGACGATCGGCTCGGCTTTCCCGGGTTCCGACGTCCGCGAAATGGAGGTCAAGGGCCGCAACCTGTCCGAAGGCATCCCGCGTGCCTTCACGGTATCGTCCAACGAAATCCTGGAAGCGCTGACCGAACCACTTAACCAGATCGTGTCGGCGGTCAAGATCGCGCTGGAGCAGACCCCGCCGGAACTCGGCGCCGATATTGCCGAGCGCGGCATGATGCTTACCGGTGGCGGCGCGCTGCTGAGCGACCTGGATCGCCTGCTGGCCGAGGAAACCGGCCTGCCGGTCCTGGTGGCCGATGATCCGCTGACGTGCGTGGTGCGGGGCGCGGGCATGGCGCTCGATCGCATGGACAAGCTCGGCAGCTTCTTCTCCTACGAGTAA
- a CDS encoding LysR substrate-binding domain-containing protein has protein sequence METKWLEDFLCLAETRSFSRAAADRHITQSAFSRRIMALEEWLGVSLVDRSVHPAMLTTAGWLFRRLAADLLRDAYAARALLSSRQPLAESDKVIRFSVAHTLVFTFFPSWLKYLHERFGSLSACVHAVNVPEGVQQLVDDDCDILLGYHHQQLPILLDPNGFPFLMLGVERILPFSAPDKQGQPIFRLPGTNANPLPFMAYSSGAFLGNVVEMILLNAPQPYGLQRCFETHMSEALKAMVVAGHGVGWLPESCVSDEIKEGKLVLAGPASWATSLDIRLYRSAASPKPLVDELWSFISHVRDPQLMLMGKTAESSDCGMP, from the coding sequence ATGGAAACCAAGTGGCTTGAAGACTTCCTGTGCTTGGCTGAAACGCGCAGTTTTTCGCGCGCGGCGGCCGACCGGCATATCACCCAGTCGGCGTTCAGCCGGCGCATCATGGCCCTTGAGGAGTGGCTTGGCGTCAGCCTGGTTGACCGCAGCGTGCATCCGGCAATGCTGACCACGGCAGGCTGGCTGTTCCGCCGGCTGGCCGCCGACCTGTTGCGTGACGCTTATGCCGCACGCGCGCTGCTGAGCAGCCGCCAGCCCCTTGCCGAGAGCGACAAGGTCATCCGCTTCTCGGTGGCGCACACCCTGGTCTTTACCTTCTTCCCATCCTGGCTCAAGTACCTGCACGAGCGTTTCGGCTCGTTGAGCGCCTGCGTGCATGCGGTGAACGTGCCGGAAGGCGTGCAGCAACTGGTGGATGACGATTGCGACATCCTGCTGGGCTACCACCATCAGCAACTGCCGATCCTGCTTGACCCGAACGGCTTCCCGTTCCTGATGCTGGGCGTCGAGCGGATCCTGCCGTTCTCGGCGCCGGACAAGCAAGGGCAGCCGATCTTCCGGCTGCCGGGCACGAATGCCAATCCCTTGCCCTTCATGGCCTATTCATCCGGCGCGTTCCTTGGCAACGTGGTCGAGATGATCCTGCTCAATGCGCCGCAGCCCTACGGGCTGCAGCGCTGCTTCGAGACCCATATGTCGGAGGCCCTGAAGGCCATGGTCGTGGCCGGGCACGGGGTGGGCTGGTTGCCGGAGAGCTGCGTCAGCGACGAGATCAAAGAGGGCAAGCTGGTGTTGGCGGGGCCTGCCTCATGGGCAACCAGCCTCGATATCCGCTTGTACCGCTCGGCGGCCAGCCCGAAGCCGCTGGTCGATGAGCTGTGGTCCTTTATCAGCCACGTGCGGGACCCGCAGTTGATGCTGATGGGCAAGACCGCGGAATCGAGCGACTGCGGGATGCCGTAA
- a CDS encoding asparaginase, which translates to MKRFARLNTLSALLLAASLTTGVAHAQLAPSAPAAGAPTQASEARKANIVIIGTGGTIAGAGAAATNTAAYQSAVVPVDKIIASVPEISKIANVKGEQVFQIGSESFNNERLLKLGKRVSELLKQPDVDGIVITHGTDTIEETTYFLNLTLKSDKPVVVVGSMRPGTALGADGALNLYDAVLVASSPESRGKGTLAVLNDEIHTGRDVTKTNTFKIETFRSPFGPLGYVVEGRTLYYRLPARPHTMQTEWDIDKIDKLPEVAVVYAYGNVNPASIDAAVKNGAKAIVYAATGNGSVGDYMVEPLKAARAKGVQIVRASRTGSGVVVRNAEQPDDKYDWLVTDDQLPQKARILMALALTKTNDTKELQKIFWKY; encoded by the coding sequence ATGAAGCGTTTTGCACGTCTTAATACCCTCAGCGCCTTGCTGCTTGCCGCCAGCCTGACCACCGGCGTTGCCCATGCCCAGCTTGCGCCGTCCGCCCCTGCCGCCGGCGCGCCGACACAGGCCAGCGAAGCCCGCAAGGCCAATATCGTGATCATCGGCACCGGTGGCACCATTGCCGGCGCGGGCGCTGCGGCCACCAATACCGCCGCCTACCAGTCGGCCGTGGTGCCGGTGGACAAGATCATCGCCTCGGTGCCGGAGATCTCCAAGATTGCCAACGTCAAGGGCGAGCAGGTCTTCCAGATCGGCTCGGAGAGCTTCAACAACGAGCGCCTGCTCAAGCTTGGCAAGCGCGTCTCGGAACTGCTCAAGCAGCCGGACGTGGACGGCATCGTGATCACCCACGGCACCGACACCATCGAGGAAACCACCTACTTCCTCAACCTCACGCTCAAGAGCGACAAGCCGGTCGTGGTGGTGGGATCGATGCGTCCGGGCACGGCGCTGGGCGCGGACGGCGCGCTGAACCTGTACGACGCGGTGCTGGTGGCGTCCAGCCCGGAGTCCAGGGGCAAGGGCACGCTGGCGGTGCTGAACGACGAGATCCACACCGGGCGCGACGTCACCAAGACCAACACCTTCAAGATCGAGACCTTCCGCTCGCCGTTCGGCCCGCTGGGCTACGTGGTGGAAGGCCGCACGCTGTACTACCGCCTGCCGGCCCGCCCGCACACCATGCAGACCGAATGGGACATCGACAAGATCGACAAGCTGCCTGAAGTGGCCGTCGTGTACGCCTACGGCAACGTCAATCCGGCCAGCATCGATGCAGCGGTGAAGAACGGCGCCAAGGCCATCGTCTATGCCGCCACCGGCAATGGCAGCGTGGGCGACTACATGGTCGAGCCGCTCAAGGCCGCCCGCGCCAAGGGCGTGCAGATCGTGCGTGCCTCGCGCACCGGCAGCGGCGTGGTGGTGCGCAACGCCGAGCAGCCGGACGACAAGTACGACTGGCTGGTGACCGACGACCAGCTGCCGCAGAAAGCCCGCATCCTGATGGCGCTGGCTCTGACCAAGACCAACGACACCAAGGAACTGCAGAAGATCTTCTGGAAGTACTGA
- the aspA gene encoding aspartate ammonia-lyase, with amino-acid sequence MTAGTFRTEHDLLGDREVPADAYYGVHTLRAVENFPITGTPISIYPELIKALACIKQAAALANHELGLLDEPRCDAIVAACAELLGGKLHDQFVVDVIQGGAGTSTNMNANEVIANRALELMGHNKGEYQYLHPNEQVNIGQSTNDVYPSALKIATWFGILGLVDAMGVLRRAFERKAEEFRHVLKMGRTQLQDAVPMTLGQEFSTYAVMLGEDEERLREAALLICEINMGATAIGTGITAHPDYAPLILKRLKEITGIPLMTAPNLIEATQDCGAFVQLSGVLKRVAVKLSKTCNDLRLLSSGPRAGLGEINLPAMQAGSSIMPGKVNPVIPEVVNQIAFEVIGNDITVSFAAEAGQLQLNAFEPIIAHSLFKSVSHLRNGCLTLAERCVNGITANEERLRATVENSIGIVTALNPYIGYANATAVAQEAHATGGSVYEIVLQKGLLTREELDQILRPEVLTQPAPLSLAPRAR; translated from the coding sequence ATGACCGCTGGCACCTTTAGAACCGAACATGACCTCCTGGGCGATCGCGAGGTCCCGGCCGATGCCTACTACGGTGTGCACACCCTGCGCGCGGTAGAGAACTTCCCGATCACCGGCACCCCCATCTCCATCTACCCCGAGCTCATCAAGGCCCTGGCTTGCATCAAGCAGGCAGCCGCGCTGGCCAACCACGAACTGGGCCTGCTCGACGAGCCCCGCTGCGACGCCATCGTCGCCGCCTGCGCGGAACTGCTTGGCGGCAAGCTGCACGATCAGTTTGTCGTCGACGTGATCCAGGGCGGCGCCGGCACCTCGACCAACATGAACGCCAACGAAGTCATCGCCAACCGCGCGCTCGAACTGATGGGGCACAACAAGGGCGAGTACCAGTACCTGCACCCGAACGAGCAGGTCAACATTGGCCAGAGCACCAACGACGTCTACCCGTCCGCCCTCAAGATCGCCACCTGGTTCGGCATCCTGGGCCTGGTGGATGCCATGGGCGTGCTGCGGCGCGCCTTCGAGCGCAAGGCCGAAGAGTTCAGGCATGTCCTGAAAATGGGCCGCACCCAGTTGCAGGACGCCGTGCCCATGACGCTGGGCCAGGAGTTCAGCACCTACGCCGTGATGCTCGGCGAGGACGAGGAGCGGCTGCGCGAAGCCGCCTTGCTGATCTGCGAGATCAACATGGGCGCCACCGCCATCGGCACCGGCATTACCGCGCACCCGGACTACGCGCCGCTGATCCTCAAGCGGCTCAAGGAGATCACCGGCATTCCGCTGATGACCGCGCCGAACCTGATCGAGGCCACGCAGGATTGCGGCGCCTTTGTGCAGCTCTCCGGCGTGCTCAAGCGCGTGGCGGTCAAGCTCTCCAAGACCTGCAACGACCTGCGGCTGCTGTCCAGCGGCCCGCGCGCCGGGCTGGGCGAGATCAACCTGCCGGCCATGCAGGCAGGGTCCAGCATCATGCCCGGCAAGGTGAATCCGGTCATCCCGGAGGTGGTCAACCAGATCGCGTTCGAGGTCATCGGCAACGACATCACGGTCAGCTTCGCGGCCGAAGCCGGCCAGCTGCAGCTCAATGCCTTCGAGCCGATCATCGCGCACAGCCTGTTCAAGAGCGTGAGCCATCTGCGCAACGGCTGCCTGACGCTGGCCGAGCGCTGCGTCAACGGCATCACCGCCAACGAAGAACGCCTGCGGGCCACGGTCGAGAACTCCATCGGCATCGTGACGGCCCTGAACCCTTACATCGGCTATGCCAACGCCACCGCCGTGGCGCAGGAGGCCCATGCTACCGGCGGCAGCGTGTACGAGATCGTGCTGCAAAAGGGCTTGCTGACCCGGGAGGAACTGGACCAGATCCTGCGCCCGGAAGTGCTGACGCAGCCAGCCCCGCTGAGCCTGGCGCCCCGCGCACGCTGA
- a CDS encoding dicarboxylate/amino acid:cation symporter produces MKANKLTTRIMIAMVLGIVTGYLCNRFVPDAAMAKEIAGYFSIVTDVFLRLIKMIIAPLVFGTLVAGIAGMKDASAVGRIGIKALGWFITASLISLLLGMFFVDLLQPGHALNLPLPEIGTATNLKTSTLNLKDFITHVFPKSVFEAMAQNEILQILVFSLFFGFAIASFKGKVGHHLVASIEELVAIMLRVTDFVMRFAPLGVFAAVAAAITVQGIGVLFTYGKFIGGFYLGLLVLWLVLTAAGYLFLGTRVFTLLKLIREPTILAFSTASSEAAYPKTMEQMERFGVPNKVTGFVLPLGYSFNLDGSMMYQAFAALFIAQAYNIEMSLTQQITMLLVLMVTSKGIAGVPRASIVVVAATLPMFNLPEAGLLLILGIDQFLDMGRTATNVIGNSIATAVVAKWEGELGATQDSDTVAALEAEDIAQAPSQHPRAG; encoded by the coding sequence ATGAAGGCAAACAAGCTCACAACCCGGATCATGATCGCCATGGTCCTGGGCATCGTCACCGGCTATCTCTGCAACCGCTTCGTGCCCGATGCGGCGATGGCCAAGGAGATCGCCGGCTACTTCTCCATCGTCACCGACGTCTTCCTGCGGCTGATCAAGATGATCATCGCGCCGCTGGTGTTCGGCACGCTGGTGGCGGGCATCGCCGGCATGAAAGACGCCAGCGCCGTGGGCCGCATCGGCATCAAGGCGCTCGGCTGGTTCATCACCGCATCGCTGATATCGCTGCTGCTTGGCATGTTCTTCGTGGACCTGCTGCAGCCCGGGCATGCGCTGAACCTGCCACTGCCCGAAATCGGCACGGCCACCAACCTCAAGACCTCCACGCTGAACCTGAAGGACTTCATCACGCACGTCTTCCCCAAGAGCGTGTTCGAGGCGATGGCGCAGAACGAGATCCTGCAGATCCTGGTGTTCTCGCTGTTCTTTGGCTTTGCCATTGCGTCGTTCAAGGGCAAGGTGGGCCATCACCTGGTGGCGTCGATCGAGGAACTGGTGGCGATCATGCTGCGCGTCACCGACTTTGTGATGCGCTTCGCGCCGCTCGGCGTGTTTGCCGCCGTAGCCGCCGCCATCACGGTGCAAGGCATTGGCGTGCTGTTTACCTACGGCAAGTTCATTGGCGGCTTCTACCTGGGCCTGCTGGTGCTGTGGCTGGTACTGACCGCGGCGGGCTACCTGTTCCTGGGCACTCGGGTGTTCACGCTGCTCAAGCTGATCCGCGAGCCGACGATCCTGGCGTTCTCCACCGCCAGCAGCGAGGCGGCCTACCCCAAGACCATGGAGCAGATGGAGAGGTTCGGGGTACCCAACAAGGTGACCGGCTTCGTGCTGCCGCTGGGCTACTCGTTCAACCTCGACGGCTCGATGATGTACCAGGCATTTGCGGCGCTGTTCATCGCCCAGGCCTACAACATCGAGATGAGCCTGACCCAGCAGATCACCATGCTGCTGGTGCTGATGGTCACCAGCAAAGGCATCGCCGGTGTGCCCCGTGCCTCCATCGTCGTGGTGGCGGCAACCCTGCCGATGTTCAACCTGCCGGAAGCCGGCCTGCTGCTGATCCTTGGCATTGACCAGTTCCTCGACATGGGCCGCACTGCCACCAACGTCATCGGCAACAGCATCGCCACGGCCGTCGTTGCCAAATGGGAAGGCGAGCTTGGCGCCACGCAGGACTCCGATACCGTGGCGGCCCTGGAGGCCGAGGACATTGCGCAAGCGCCGTCGCAACACCCCCGGGCCGGCTAG
- a CDS encoding IS3 family transposase (programmed frameshift) codes for MTRYAIEHREWVVEQMMPPLNRSIVELAKATGITTVTLRTWRRMAREAGRIVPGDGKQSDQWSSADKFRVVLETAPLSEAELSEYCRAKGIRAEQIQQWREACEQANAATPVKRTLAQRREDEAARGRVRELERELKRKNAALAETAALLVLQKKAAAIWGRGRGRLISTPDRLEAIELIDEAVGAGARQAKACEALGLTERTMQRWRHAPADGRLEARRDAPANKFSESERQAVLRAANQPGYASLTPHQIVPKLADEGIYVGSVSTIYRVLHEAGQSRRRGRSKAPCTRPLTTHRATGPNQVWCWDITWLPTTVKGKFFYWYMMKDIYSRKLVANEVHESQTAEHASRLLMHGCLREQTAGRPLVLHSDNGKAMKGATMLAAMYDLGVVPSYSRPRVSNDNAYAEALFRTAKYCPMWPERPFDSLEQARDWVLRFVRWYNDEHRHSSLKYVTPNQRHQGTATALLAQRTALYEVVRARNPQRWTTGIRNWELPDAVYLNPERAQQNGQNYKQAA; via the exons ATGACACGATATGCAATCGAGCATCGGGAATGGGTGGTGGAGCAGATGATGCCGCCGCTGAACCGGTCGATAGTGGAGTTGGCCAAGGCCACAGGGATCACGACAGTGACCTTGCGGACTTGGCGCAGGATGGCGAGAGAAGCAGGAAGAATTGTGCCGGGTGACGGAAAGCAGAGTGATCAATGGTCCAGCGCGGACAAGTTTCGCGTTGTGTTGGAGACAGCGCCGCTAAGCGAAGCGGAGCTGTCGGAGTACTGCCGCGCAAAGGGCATCCGGGCGGAGCAGATTCAGCAATGGCGTGAGGCGTGCGAGCAGGCCAATGCGGCTACCCCCGTCAAGCGAACGTTGGCGCAGCGGCGGGAAGACGAAGCGGCGCGTGGGCGAGTGCGTGAGCTGGAACGCGAGCTCAAGCGCAAGAATGCGGCGCTGGCGGAGACGGCGGCACTGCTGGTCTTGCAAAAAAAAGCCGCAGCGATCTGGGGACGGG GACGAGGAAGACTGATCAGCACCCCGGATCGCTTGGAAGCCATAGAGTTGATCGATGAAGCCGTAGGCGCCGGGGCCCGTCAGGCGAAGGCGTGCGAGGCGCTTGGTTTGACCGAGCGGACCATGCAGCGCTGGCGGCATGCCCCCGCCGACGGGCGGCTTGAAGCGCGTCGTGATGCACCGGCCAACAAGTTCAGCGAATCAGAACGGCAGGCGGTGCTGAGGGCGGCGAACCAGCCAGGTTATGCGAGCCTGACGCCGCACCAGATCGTGCCAAAGCTGGCGGATGAGGGCATCTACGTGGGATCGGTATCGACGATCTACCGGGTGCTGCATGAAGCGGGACAAAGCCGTCGGCGTGGCCGCAGCAAGGCCCCGTGCACGCGCCCGCTGACGACGCACCGGGCCACGGGTCCGAATCAGGTGTGGTGTTGGGACATCACCTGGCTGCCGACTACGGTCAAGGGCAAGTTCTTCTACTGGTACATGATGAAGGACATCTACAGCCGCAAGCTGGTAGCCAACGAGGTGCATGAGAGCCAGACGGCTGAGCACGCCAGCCGCCTGCTGATGCACGGCTGTTTGCGGGAGCAGACAGCGGGTCGTCCGCTGGTGCTGCACTCGGACAACGGCAAGGCCATGAAAGGGGCCACCATGCTGGCAGCAATGTATGACCTAGGGGTGGTGCCATCCTACAGCCGGCCCAGGGTGAGTAACGACAATGCCTATGCCGAAGCGCTGTTCCGCACGGCGAAGTACTGCCCGATGTGGCCGGAACGCCCGTTCGATAGCCTGGAACAAGCGCGTGACTGGGTGCTGCGCTTCGTGCGCTGGTACAACGACGAGCACCGACACAGCAGCCTGAAATACGTCACGCCCAACCAGCGGCATCAGGGCACAGCCACCGCTCTGTTGGCGCAGAGAACGGCACTGTATGAAGTTGTGCGCGCCCGGAATCCGCAGCGTTGGACCACGGGCATCCGCAACTGGGAACTACCAGATGCTGTGTACCTGAACCCGGAGCGAGCGCAGCAAAACGGACAGAATTACAAGCAAGCAGCGTAA